In Mercenaria mercenaria strain notata chromosome 15, MADL_Memer_1, whole genome shotgun sequence, a single genomic region encodes these proteins:
- the LOC123561586 gene encoding uncharacterized protein LOC123561586: protein MGFIESVIYPLVALPSIFLYPIAFFTPHWVSDSRCDVVGLFYKCCTEVQSDIQNSTHNSTNITAPTTWTSIIDVTGNITSNITKNVSQFEGTRTCVHAGKDALDVRVLGLQATSTAFSLFYILYGILNCIPYIAKCTSDNVCGIIRRMISDLLDVISTEDDDGVTSSQMVSGILSFAGCMLVVKSYDRDQLGYSFYVCLVPCSIAISFIGLAIIATAFIPCYETCYADTADTVTSVSKEDNARVSDKKIVRNDGKSADVSSEDVSVEVKGEDNHVFGSDEIEEEEKKTPTNKGVANNMSDQATSNIVIQSPKSRASSGSDILDVTPGTSNEVEQGGAKSRKKKGGSGMVESLAKLNLKNLFVFKVGSCHCVFLSKKDDNMEV from the exons ATGGGTTTCATAGAGTCTGTAATATATCCTTTAGTGGCACTACCTAGCATATTTTTATATCCGATTGCCTTTTTCACCCCTCACTGGGTGTCGGACTCTAGATGCGACGTGGTCGGACTATTTTACAAATGCTGCACCGAAGTACAAAGTGATATTCAAAACAGCACACATAACAGTACAAACATAACTGCACCTACTACTTGGACAAGCATTATAGACGTTACTGGCAACATCACTAGCAATATTACGAAAAATGTGTCACAATTTGAAGGTACAAGAACTTGTGTGCATGCCGGTAAAGATG CATTAGACGTACGTGTTCTAGGACTACAAGCAACATCGACGGCATTTtccttgttttacattttatatggaatacTTAATTGCATACCATACATAGCAAAATGTACTAGTGACAATGTGTGTGGAATTATTCGTCGCATGATTAGTGACTTACTAGACGTGATTAGCACGGAAGACGATGACGGTGTAACAAGTTCACAGATGGTGTCAG GTATACTAAGTTTTGCTGGCTGCATGCTCGTCGTTAAATCATATGACCGAGACCAACTGGGATACTCTTTCTATGTATGTTTAGTTCCATGTAGCATTGCAATATCTTTCATAGGCCTTGCAATCATTGCAACAGCATTTATTCCCTGTTATGAAACATGTTATGCGGATACTGCTGATACAGTCACATCCGTGTCTAAAGAGGACAATGCTCgagtttcggacaagaagattgtCCGAAATGATGGCAAGTCTGCCGACGTATCTTCGGAAGATGTTTCTGTTGAAGTGAAAGGAGAAGATAACCACGTATTTGGATCAGACGAAATTGAGGAGGAAGAGAAGAAAACTCCAACCAATAAAGGCGTTGCTAATAATATGTCTGATCAAGCTACATCAAACATCGTTATTCAGTCTCCAAAATCAAGAGCCAGTTCCGGTTCTGACATACTTGATGTAACGCCGGGAACCAGCAATGAGGTAGAACAAGGTGGCGCAAAATCACGCAAGAAAAAAGGGGGAAGTGGCATGGTAGAATCATTGGCAAAACTGAACCTGAAaaatttatttgtgtttaaagtCGGTAGCTGTCACtgtgtttttctttcaaaaaaagatGACAATATGGAAGTGTAA
- the LOC123561575 gene encoding uncharacterized protein LOC123561575 yields the protein MSNFCDCFVHTVFFLISAPGIVLYPVAFFTPHWVSDSRCDVVGLLYKCCIVAENDIQNGTYNSTYNSTYNRTHNTLTTTEVSIIATTDNSTNITDDTMLGFRKCNFEGKNALDIRVVGLVATSTTFALAISVAVLWQCVCNWSCRDSIDDTVYEILENMWEKLKMLAKSDTGFPSIQMISGILSFSGCMLVLKDYSTDQLGYSFYICLGPSSFVIIVLGLSLTGSVLYGMGYCLYYCCGACLGACLGACLECCCESDSSTDNKVKDAATKVNDTKTKTAVNDQVAGKKGTERKSTNENNAETVDLSVDDVAVEMKGVGNQVFASDEVSDDEEQKVPYSKDVAYDMSDQDTTTIIVQSAKPKPKSTNDTRTDAKSDFVEIEQGDGKSQKKKGGNTMAESLAKLNVKNLFVFSIGSCHCVCVTKKDENTEV from the exons ATGAGCAATTTTTGTGACTGTTTTGTGCATACTGTATTCTTTTTGATATCTGCGCCTGGGATAGTTCTATACCCAGTGGCTTTTTTTACCCCTCATTGGGTGTCGGATTCCAGATGTGACGTAGTTGGACTGCTTTACAAATGCTGTATTGTAGCTGAAAATGATATACAGAACGGCACCTACAACAGTACCTACAATAGCACCTACAATCGCACGCACAATACACTTACAACAACTGAGGTCAGTATTATTGCCACTACAGACAATTCCACTAACATTACAGATGATACTATGCTTGGTTTTCGAAAATGTAATTTCGAGGGGAAAAATG cTTTAGACATTCGAGTGGTAGGATTAGTGGCTACGTCGACAACATTTGCTTTAGCCATATCTGTCGCTGTTCTCTGGCAATGTGTATGTAATTGGAGCTGCAGGGACAGTATTGATGACACTGtttatgaaattttagaaaatatgtgggagaaattgaaaatgcttgcGAAGAGTGACACGGGTTTCCCGTCCATCCAGATGATTTCAG GTATCCTGAGCTTTTCTGGTTGTATGCTAGTTCTTAAAGATTATTCAACGGATCAGCTGGGATATTCCTTCTATATATGTCTAGGTCCTAGTAGCTTTGTGATTATCGTGCTTGGACTATCTTTAACGGGATCAGTACTTTACGGAATGGGATATTGCTTATATTATTGCTGTGGGGCGTGTTTAGGAGCGTGTTTAGGAGCGTGTTTAGAATGTTGTTGTGAATCCGACAGTTCCACAGATAACAAAGTTAAAGATGCTGCAACTAAAGTTAATGACACTAAAACTAAAACTGCAGTAAATGATCAGGTTGCGGGAAAAAAAGGAACTGAACGGAAGAGTACTAACGAAAACAATGCAGAGACTGTAGACTTGTCTGTAGATGATGTTGCTGTTGAAATGAAAGGGGTAGGTAACCAAGTATTTGCATCAGACGAAGTGTCAGATGATGAGGAGCAGAAAGTACCTTACAGTAAAGATGTGGCTTATGATATGTCTGATCAAGATACAACAACCATCATTGTTCAATCTGCAAAACCTAAACCGAAATCAACAAACGATACCAGAACCGATGCCAAGTCGGATTTTGTGGAAATAGAGCAAGGCGATggaaaatcacaaaaaaagaaaGGGGGAAATACAATGGCAGAATCACTGGCAAAGCTTAATGTGAagaatttgtttgtattttcgATCGGTAGCTGCCATTGTGTTTGTGTGACAAAGAAAGATGAAAACACAGAGGTGTAA